Genomic DNA from Bacteroides zhangwenhongii:
ATCAATATCTTCATCATAAATAACTTTGTTGGTTCTAAAAAGCAAAGACGAATCATTCGTTTCGAGAGGAACAAGTTCTATTTTTTCAAAGAGAGACGAAGCCTCCCGTATAGTCTCATGTACATCAACCGGTATTATTTCAATCTCTTCCGGTAGTTTTTTATGACCACCAGAACAAGCATAAACAATAACCAATAAAATTATTATACTTACTTTTTTCATTATACTTCTTTTTAATATTAGAGGTTGTATCATATTACAACCTCTAAACGAATAAAACATCAATCACAAGGCGTCACACATGAGTCATATGTACTTCCACTGAATATACAATCATCATAACGAATAAACCACCCCATAGAACATTCACCATACATATGCCAACATCTACCAGGAGAATCATGTTTAGATTGATTACAAGTAATTTCTACATCAGGATATTCATATCTCGCTAATGCCTCAACATTTGCCAAAGCTAAAGCGGATAGCTTCACATTATTTTGCGAAGTATATATATTATATCCCGCAACAGCAGCAATAGCAACAATGGCTATAAGCCCCATTATTTTCTTTTTCATTTTGTATTTTTTTAGTTTATACTTTCTCCTTTTTATTCTGTATATATCATTTCAACAGAATAGCAATAGTTTGCTACATTAACTTTTTATTCTTATGTTTGCATTGGAATCTTTTTTTAAAGGTTTAGGAGCAGATGATATGTAAGCAAATTCGGCAAGATGAACAAACTCATCATTCTGCTCCTTTAATCAAGTTAATTATCTCATTCAACCAAAACTAAATTTTAGTATTGGCTGGTCACTATTTACATCTGTCGCCATTATTGTTTTAGTGGCTTCATCTACCCAAATGCCATATATATAATGATCAAGTACATATTTACATAACGGCTCTCCTTTCAAACTAAATACATAAATGTATTTTCCACCGTCAGGAAGTCTGCCGCTTTGCCTTGCTATCTCTTTAAAGGACGTTCCATGAAACACCGCATAAATAGCACTATCAGTTACTTGAACATCACTGAATCCCATAATGCCTGTTGGTATACCATACCCATCGGAAACTTTGAATTCAGGTTCGTTGTGCTCACCGATACGAACAACATGAGTACTGTCTTTCAAATTATAAACTTCAACCACCTCTCCCAGTTGAGTGACAGCAGCTAAAACGCCATTATGGGGATTATAATCTAAAAAACTACGCCATGCCTGTGCTAATGCCGGACGGGCTTCATGCAAAACTTTCTCATTTGCTGTAGGTATAGCGCCTATCTTCTCTATAAGTTTACCTTGGCAATTAACCTTTAAAAAGCGACTCTCACCTGAATAGTCAGGAATGACAAATGTTGTATCATCATACACAACAAAATCAAGTGGTCGAAGTATATCTTCATCCAATGTTACCGCTTCCTCACGAAGCAGTGAATCACCGGATGAAGAAAAGTCTAACCTAGTTAATTCACTTTTATTGGCATCCAATGTCCAGAGTCCATGATTCTGTAAACGAAAGTTTTCCATTGAAAGCATTTCCATAGGAGAATCTCCACGCCGCCCAAAAGAAGACAGATACTGAAAACTTGGATATTGAAATAGATGTCCGTAATGATCAGTACCATGTAAATCCATCACAATAGCCTTATCTCCTTCGATTCGTATCCTAAACGGATAGCGTAATAAAGCCGTATCAAGCTCTATTACCTCACCCTTCAGTTCTTTTTTTTGTGGAAACTCTGAATAAAAGAATACATTTCCTCCATATTCCTTATGCTTTGTACTGCAAGCCAGAAAAACAAAGAAAAGAAACAGGAGACTAATATTACTCTTCAAGGCTGTATCCTCCAAAAACATATTCAACTTTGGTATGAAATACAGGACAATCTACCGAACCTATGCCAAAACATTGCCTAATCCCTATATTTTCATCAGCAGCTAAAGCTTCTATATTATATAAAAGCAATGAACTTACTTGTTTTTTGTGAATACTCCTATTTTTAATAGCCACAATTGTTACGGCACATACAAATAAAATAATAACCAATTTTTTCATACTGCTTTTGTTCATTAAGATTAATTATGCGAACAAAAGTAGATGACAAAGATTAGATAGCAAAAAAAAATAGCGGACCATATCGGACCAACTATTTTTTCTTCAAAAACACCGATGAAATCGGCATTTTTGAAAGCAGCTATTTGTTAATAAATACCATTAAAGAAGCAATTGATAAGTTTCTACCCCTCTTATTATTTCTATTGAAACATCAAATTCATGAATTATAGAACGCAAGCGAGTTATAGCTTTATGGATTCTATAAATATCACCACTTCCATCCGGCCACAATTCTTTCTTAATATCACTATCATTCAAAATATATTCTTCTTCCTTCTTTTGTAAAAACAATTCCAACAAATGACTAGATTGAGCCGCAATTATTTTTGTATATCCATTTTTCTCTATCTTTTTTTGTTCAGCATTAAAGATTATATTTTCATGTAGAACATAGGAGCGTATCGGAGTCCCTTTGACTTCCTTCACTAGTTTTACAATTGGTACTTCTACAATTTCCTTTTGCCGCATTGCTGAAACCTTTTTTGAAACTACTATGCATATTTTATAGATTATATAAACACCAATAATACACAACAATAAAAAGAGTATAATCTCAATATAGATCAGACTCCATACTGTACAATGGATATATCCCTTCACTTCAATTTCACAAGCATAACCTATATAAATCGTGAACATTAAGTTTGAAGGATTACACCATCTATTTTGAATAGTATTCAAACAACTAGCATTACCTTGTTCATCAGTGATATATATATACAAAGCGGATTCATTAAAGATTTGAGATTTCGACAAATATTCTTTCCAGATCACGTTTAATGAATCAGGCAAAAGATGGTCTTTTCTAAATATAATACTATGCATAGCACGTACGTGGGTATTATTAGTTATATTCATATAATGCTTTTGGGGATCCAAACGATAGCTATGCTTACCATACTCATCTTCCCAAAAGACAGAATCTGGAACATCTGCAACATTCAAAAACTTGGAATCTGAATAAAAAGAAAAAGGAACTTTTAAATTCCTACTTTTCACCACCTGACCGACTGACTCAACAAAGGCCTCTTTCGCCGTCTTTTTAAGCACAGATAACTTAGATTCATAAGTGTACTTGCAAGCAAAAAAGAATGCAACTCCACCAATACAAGCAATAACAGCTAATAGAATAATATTTTTAGTTCTCATCATATTTCATTTTAAAGACTTTTCAACCACAAAGATAACATCAATTAAACAAAACGACGAATAAACCAGATAATATCAAACTGGATTCTTTCAGTTTCACTAGAGAATGAAATATGAGCTTTATTAGTCATCGTAAAAAATCTGTTCTATTTTTAAGATTCTCCACTTTTAGTTCAAATCAAAACTGAAGCAAAAAGAGAAATAAATGCATAAATTAACGCAAGAATATACATTAATCATGTATTTCAAACAATAGTCACTATGATAATACACAAACAGAATCATTATAAATCTTTGTAATCCTTCATCATTCGCATATTTACTTGCACACCATATCTTGCTCCAAATCCAAGCAGGAGAAACGCATAAAGTATCCTCTTTTTATGAATGTTCCTTATTCTAATATTCCGCATATAAAAAATCCTATATCACATCTTAGACATGATATAGGATATTAACAATTATATGATAAAAACAATTTATTACAGCCTCTTTATTTCCTCTATGGATAAACCTGTAACTTGTGAAATAACATCAAGAGGGATATTTAAAGACTTCATATTGCTTGCAGTTTCCCTTTTTACTTCCAAACGGCCTTCTTCTCGTCCCTCCTCTCTACCTTCCGCACGTTCCGTAAATATATTGTCCTTCAATATTACAATATTATCCAAATGGCGATAGTAAGCCTCAAGCTCTGCTTTAGTCATCTTATCAAGTTTGAGACGTTCACGAGCCTCCGTTAAACCTGGAGCAGTCGCACTATCAGGAATATCGCCTGTATTCAAATAATATATCCATTCTTCCAATGGGCTTTTAGCCACTT
This window encodes:
- a CDS encoding NVEALA domain-containing protein; protein product: MKKKIMGLIAIVAIAAVAGYNIYTSQNNVKLSALALANVEALARYEYPDVEITCNQSKHDSPGRCWHMYGECSMGWFIRYDDCIFSGSTYDSCVTPCD
- a CDS encoding BF3164 family lipoprotein, yielding MFLEDTALKSNISLLFLFFVFLACSTKHKEYGGNVFFYSEFPQKKELKGEVIELDTALLRYPFRIRIEGDKAIVMDLHGTDHYGHLFQYPSFQYLSSFGRRGDSPMEMLSMENFRLQNHGLWTLDANKSELTRLDFSSSGDSLLREEAVTLDEDILRPLDFVVYDDTTFVIPDYSGESRFLKVNCQGKLIEKIGAIPTANEKVLHEARPALAQAWRSFLDYNPHNGVLAAVTQLGEVVEVYNLKDSTHVVRIGEHNEPEFKVSDGYGIPTGIMGFSDVQVTDSAIYAVFHGTSFKEIARQSGRLPDGGKYIYVFSLKGEPLCKYVLDHYIYGIWVDEATKTIMATDVNSDQPILKFSFG
- a CDS encoding NVEALA domain-containing protein translates to MKKLVIILFVCAVTIVAIKNRSIHKKQVSSLLLYNIEALAADENIGIRQCFGIGSVDCPVFHTKVEYVFGGYSLEE
- a CDS encoding helix-turn-helix domain-containing protein; the encoded protein is MMRTKNIILLAVIACIGGVAFFFACKYTYESKLSVLKKTAKEAFVESVGQVVKSRNLKVPFSFYSDSKFLNVADVPDSVFWEDEYGKHSYRLDPQKHYMNITNNTHVRAMHSIIFRKDHLLPDSLNVIWKEYLSKSQIFNESALYIYITDEQGNASCLNTIQNRWCNPSNLMFTIYIGYACEIEVKGYIHCTVWSLIYIEIILFLLLCIIGVYIIYKICIVVSKKVSAMRQKEIVEVPIVKLVKEVKGTPIRSYVLHENIIFNAEQKKIEKNGYTKIIAAQSSHLLELFLQKKEEEYILNDSDIKKELWPDGSGDIYRIHKAITRLRSIIHEFDVSIEIIRGVETYQLLL